The Acidobacteriota bacterium genome includes a region encoding these proteins:
- the pstC gene encoding phosphate ABC transporter permease subunit PstC: MTLQLRKKGKVREKLIGWLLLGCACVSVATTVAIILVLLTESALFFREVPILDFLFGTRWTPLLEPRSFGVLPLLSGTLLIVIGSSLVALPVGLATGIYLSEYASDRIREVVKPVLEILAGIPTVVYGYFALTFVTPVLQTLFDQIRIFNAASASIVVGIMVLPMVASLCDDAFRAVPKSLRYGAYALGATRLEVTLGVTLPSATSGVVASFVLAVSRAIGETMAVTLAAGATPKLTLNPAESIQTMTAYIVQVSLGDTPAGTIEYQTIFAVAALLFAITLFMNVVANRVLRRFREVYE, encoded by the coding sequence ATGACACTCCAACTCCGGAAGAAAGGGAAGGTTCGCGAGAAGCTCATCGGTTGGCTCCTGCTGGGTTGCGCCTGCGTCTCGGTGGCCACGACCGTGGCCATCATCCTGGTTCTGCTGACGGAATCGGCCCTCTTCTTTCGCGAAGTCCCCATCCTGGATTTCCTGTTCGGCACCCGCTGGACGCCGCTGCTGGAACCCCGCTCCTTCGGCGTCCTGCCCTTGCTCTCCGGAACCCTGCTCATCGTGATCGGCTCTTCCCTGGTCGCTCTTCCGGTCGGCTTGGCCACGGGCATTTATCTGTCTGAATACGCTTCGGACCGGATCCGGGAGGTGGTCAAGCCGGTTTTGGAAATCCTCGCCGGCATCCCCACTGTCGTGTACGGGTACTTTGCCCTGACGTTCGTCACGCCGGTTCTACAGACGTTGTTCGACCAGATCCGCATCTTCAACGCAGCGAGCGCCTCCATCGTCGTGGGCATCATGGTGCTGCCCATGGTGGCCTCACTCTGCGACGACGCCTTCCGGGCCGTGCCCAAGTCGCTCCGGTATGGGGCCTATGCCCTGGGCGCCACCCGGCTGGAAGTCACCTTGGGCGTGACCCTTCCGTCGGCGACATCGGGTGTGGTGGCATCGTTCGTGCTCGCGGTCTCGAGAGCCATCGGAGAAACCATGGCGGTCACCCTGGCGGCGGGAGCGACTCCGAAGTTGACGCTGAATCCCGCGGAGAGCATCCAGACCATGACGGCCTACATCGTCCAGGTCAGTCTCGGAGACACTCCGGCCGGCACCATTGAGTACCAGACCATCTTTGCGGTCGCCGCCCTGCTTTTCGCCATCACCTTGTTCATGAACGTGGTCGCCAACCGGGTCCTGCGCCGGTTCCGGGAGGTGTACGAGTGA
- the pstA gene encoding phosphate ABC transporter permease PstA gives MKSLAARRRLASIFRHVCAMVTWGGVLLLAMLLYHVSRQGVGWLNLEFLQSFPSRFPDRAGIKSALWGTCWVISFTALFSIPLGVATAIYLEEYARKGRLARWIEINLSNLSGVPSIVFGILGLVIFVRMMSLERSVLAGSLTLALLILPVIVIAAREAIRAVPQSIRHASYALGATRWETVRHHVLPSAFPGILTGVILAVSRAIGETAPLIMIGALTYVAFVPENPMSPFTTLPIQIFNWSSRPQQEFHYVAAAGIIVLLVVLLLMNATAIYIRHRLGRKTGR, from the coding sequence GTGAAGAGTCTGGCCGCTCGCCGGCGTCTGGCTTCCATCTTCCGTCACGTCTGCGCCATGGTGACCTGGGGCGGCGTCCTGCTGCTGGCGATGCTGCTTTATCACGTCAGCCGCCAGGGAGTGGGTTGGCTCAACTTGGAGTTCCTCCAATCGTTCCCCTCCCGTTTTCCCGATCGGGCCGGCATCAAGTCGGCGCTCTGGGGAACCTGCTGGGTGATCAGCTTCACCGCCCTCTTTTCCATCCCTCTGGGAGTGGCGACCGCCATCTACCTGGAGGAGTATGCAAGGAAGGGGAGGCTGGCGCGCTGGATCGAAATCAACCTGTCCAATCTTTCGGGAGTCCCCTCCATCGTCTTCGGCATCCTGGGACTCGTCATCTTCGTGCGGATGATGTCACTTGAGCGAAGCGTGCTGGCCGGCAGCCTGACCTTGGCGTTGCTGATCCTGCCGGTGATCGTCATTGCCGCACGGGAGGCGATCCGGGCCGTGCCCCAGTCCATCCGGCACGCCTCGTACGCCCTGGGAGCGACTCGTTGGGAGACGGTGCGGCACCATGTTCTGCCGTCCGCCTTCCCTGGAATCCTCACCGGCGTCATCCTGGCCGTTTCCCGCGCCATCGGCGAGACGGCTCCCCTGATCATGATCGGAGCCCTCACCTACGTGGCCTTCGTGCCGGAGAATCCGATGTCGCCTTTTACGACTCTTCCCATCCAGATCTTCAATTGGTCTTCACGGCCCCAGCAGGAATTCCACTATGTGGCCGCCGCCGGCATCATCGTGCTGCTGGTAGTCTTGCTTCTGATGAACGCGACTGCCATCTATATCCGGCACCGGCTGGGGAGAAAAACGGGAAGATAA
- the pstB gene encoding phosphate ABC transporter ATP-binding protein PstB, with protein sequence MNKPILQTIDLSISYGGIPAVRNVSLSVQERGITAIIGPSGCGKSTLLRAFNRMNDLIEGASHKGTVLYRGEDIYAPDVDPADVRRRAGMVFQKPNPFPKSIYKNVAWGPSINGYPGDLDERVERSLRQAALWEEVRGRMDESAINLSGGQQQRLCIARALAMEPEVILMDEPCSALDPVSTARIEDLMFELKERYSIVIVTHNMQQASRVSQHTAFLENGKLVEFGTTQTIFTRPRERRTEEYVTGRFG encoded by the coding sequence ATGAACAAACCGATTCTGCAGACCATCGATCTCAGCATCTCCTACGGAGGGATTCCGGCCGTCCGGAACGTCTCCCTCTCCGTTCAGGAACGTGGGATCACCGCCATCATCGGCCCCTCCGGTTGCGGCAAGAGCACGCTGCTCAGGGCTTTCAACCGCATGAACGACCTGATCGAGGGAGCCAGCCATAAGGGCACGGTGCTCTACCGCGGCGAGGACATCTACGCTCCGGACGTGGACCCGGCCGACGTCCGGCGGCGGGCCGGAATGGTCTTCCAGAAGCCCAATCCCTTCCCCAAATCCATTTATAAGAACGTGGCCTGGGGGCCTTCCATCAACGGCTATCCCGGGGACCTGGACGAGCGAGTCGAACGGTCACTGAGACAGGCGGCTCTCTGGGAAGAGGTTCGGGGCCGGATGGACGAATCCGCCATCAACCTTTCGGGAGGCCAGCAGCAACGGCTCTGCATCGCCCGGGCCCTGGCCATGGAACCGGAGGTCATCCTGATGGACGAACCCTGTTCCGCGCTGGACCCGGTCTCCACCGCCCGGATCGAGGACCTGATGTTCGAGCTCAAGGAGCGCTATTCCATCGTGATCGTGACCCACAACATGCAGCAGGCGTCCCGTGTCTCGCAGCATACGGCTTTTCTCGAGAATGGTAAGCTGGTCGAGTTCGGTACAACCCAGACCATCTTCACGCGTCCCCGGGAGAGGCGAACCGAAGAGTACGTGACGGGACGTTTCGGCTAG
- the phoU gene encoding phosphate signaling complex protein PhoU, with protein MTKHMVRDFENLKRKLLGLGGIVEEAINNAILALLDRRHDLAEEVISGDRQIDLKEVDLEEDCLKALALYQPVAGDLRFIITVLKVNNDLERMGDLAVNIAERASYLSVHPALKVSLDFAQMVTGVRRMVRDSLDALIRMDTDLARTVLSMDDEIDAINRDMFTSLQELMRQESDTVERSVHLLSTSRNLERIADLCTNIAEDVVFMVDGDLIRHRNKDYRKPIPPDRN; from the coding sequence ATGACCAAGCACATGGTGCGCGACTTCGAAAACCTGAAGCGGAAGCTCCTCGGCTTGGGAGGCATCGTCGAGGAGGCCATCAACAACGCCATCCTGGCGTTGCTCGACCGCCGGCACGACTTGGCGGAAGAGGTCATTTCCGGAGACCGCCAGATCGATCTCAAGGAAGTGGATCTGGAGGAGGACTGCCTCAAGGCCCTGGCGCTCTATCAACCGGTCGCCGGAGACCTTCGATTCATCATCACGGTGCTGAAAGTCAACAACGACCTGGAGCGCATGGGCGATCTGGCCGTCAATATCGCCGAACGCGCCTCCTACCTCTCCGTTCACCCGGCGCTGAAGGTTTCGCTGGACTTCGCACAGATGGTGACCGGCGTCCGCCGGATGGTGCGGGACAGCCTGGACGCCCTCATCCGGATGGACACCGACCTGGCCCGGACGGTCCTCAGCATGGATGACGAGATCGACGCCATCAACCGGGATATGTTCACCTCGCTGCAAGAGCTGATGAGACAGGAATCCGACACGGTGGAGCGGTCGGTCCACCTGCTGTCCACCTCCCGGAACCTGGAGCGGATTGCGGACCTTTGCACCAATATTGCCGAAGACGTGGTCTTCATGGTGGACGGTGATCTGATCCGACATCGGAACAAGGACTACCGGAAACCGATTCCCCCGGATCGGAACTGA
- a CDS encoding DNA polymerase II, translating to MPIRGFILQATYRIESRRPVVHLFGRLENGDPFLVRDDREIPHFYIASRHQARARQLNARSLVPSRFRAMDGTPLARVNLRMPSDTPALRNRLIEHHIPCYEADIPFATRFLINRGIRGSLEIDGEGRRVPGLGWVYQNPDLAPANWTPRLSTLSLDIETDPGAKTVFSVALHGCGTSEVLLLDPDGGESAGGAVCFRRKEGFLRAFCRRVRELDPDVLTGWNVVDFDLRVLDRLSRDCGVPLRLGRGRESMRLRPSRSPWVNREARIPGRVVADGIHLLRGSFVRLERYTLDFAARHVLGEGKTLHGADRPAEIVESFRNDRERFVLYNRTDARLALEILEKLKVMDLAVERSRLTGLPIDRVSGSIAAFDFRYLTELHKRRIAAPSVGAASSAAPSPGGHVLEPEPGLYEQVLVFDFKSLYPSLIRTFQIDPLGYLARPDPDQDPIVAPNGAAFRREPGILTQLLNHLFPRRDAAKAAGDQVASHAIKILMNSFYGVLGTPACRFYRPQLAAAITTFGREILLWSRDRFRHYGYRVLYGDTDSLFVLSGEQTTAAAQARGDELARRLNRDLVSHVSEKWRVKSRLELELERLYRKFFIPATRQGGRGARKRYVGFVGDGPDAEVVFTGMEVVRTDWTALARTVQKELYRRLFAETDVGPYLRDTVASLRAGRLDHLLVYSKTLGKPLDEYRSTTPPHVAAARKMTGKPGRRISYLMTLAGPEPVGETTAGIDREHYVQKQVRSVAQPVLDHLGLKFAKVIGDDRQLELF from the coding sequence ATGCCCATCCGCGGGTTCATTCTGCAAGCGACCTATCGCATCGAGTCCCGGCGTCCCGTCGTGCATCTCTTCGGCCGGTTGGAAAACGGCGATCCGTTTCTGGTCCGTGACGACCGGGAGATCCCCCACTTCTACATCGCTTCGCGGCACCAGGCCCGGGCGCGGCAACTGAACGCGCGGTCCCTGGTCCCGTCCCGCTTTCGCGCCATGGATGGAACTCCTCTGGCGCGAGTCAATCTCCGGATGCCGTCCGACACTCCCGCTCTGCGCAATCGCCTCATCGAGCATCACATCCCCTGCTATGAGGCGGACATCCCCTTCGCCACCCGGTTCCTGATCAATCGCGGGATCCGCGGTTCGCTGGAGATCGACGGAGAGGGGCGCCGAGTTCCCGGACTGGGATGGGTCTACCAGAACCCCGATCTGGCTCCGGCGAACTGGACACCACGGCTTTCGACCCTTTCCCTGGATATCGAGACCGACCCCGGCGCCAAGACCGTGTTTTCGGTGGCTCTGCACGGCTGCGGGACGTCGGAGGTCCTGCTGCTGGACCCGGACGGGGGCGAATCGGCGGGAGGGGCCGTCTGCTTCCGGCGGAAGGAGGGATTTCTACGGGCTTTCTGCCGGAGAGTCCGGGAACTGGACCCGGACGTCCTCACCGGCTGGAACGTGGTGGACTTCGACCTTCGTGTCCTGGACCGCCTGAGCCGTGACTGCGGTGTTCCACTTCGGTTGGGGCGAGGACGCGAGTCCATGAGGCTGCGGCCGTCCCGCTCCCCGTGGGTCAATCGGGAGGCCCGGATTCCGGGCCGGGTGGTGGCCGACGGGATCCACCTTCTCCGGGGATCCTTCGTCCGGCTCGAACGCTACACCCTGGACTTCGCCGCCCGTCACGTGCTGGGAGAGGGGAAGACGCTCCACGGGGCCGACCGGCCGGCCGAGATCGTGGAGAGCTTCCGCAACGACCGGGAACGATTCGTCCTCTACAACCGGACCGACGCCCGGCTCGCCCTGGAAATCCTGGAAAAACTGAAGGTCATGGACCTGGCCGTGGAGCGAAGCCGGTTGACCGGCCTCCCCATCGACCGGGTGAGCGGGTCCATCGCGGCCTTCGACTTCCGCTACCTGACGGAGCTCCACAAGAGGCGCATCGCCGCTCCCAGTGTCGGCGCCGCCTCCAGCGCGGCCCCCAGTCCGGGGGGACACGTCCTGGAGCCCGAGCCGGGCCTCTACGAACAGGTTCTGGTCTTCGACTTCAAGAGCCTTTACCCCAGCCTGATCCGCACCTTCCAGATCGATCCCCTGGGCTACCTCGCCCGGCCCGATCCGGATCAGGACCCCATCGTGGCCCCCAACGGGGCCGCCTTCCGGCGCGAACCCGGCATCCTGACGCAACTGCTGAACCATCTCTTTCCGCGCCGCGACGCCGCCAAGGCCGCAGGCGACCAAGTCGCCAGCCACGCCATCAAGATCCTCATGAACTCCTTCTACGGCGTCCTGGGCACTCCGGCCTGCCGCTTCTACCGGCCCCAACTGGCCGCGGCCATCACCACCTTCGGCCGGGAGATCCTGCTCTGGTCCCGGGACCGATTCCGGCACTACGGTTACCGCGTCCTATACGGAGACACCGACAGCCTCTTCGTACTCTCCGGCGAGCAGACCACCGCCGCGGCCCAGGCCCGGGGAGACGAATTGGCGCGGCGCCTCAACCGGGACCTGGTGAGCCATGTCTCGGAAAAGTGGAGGGTGAAGAGCCGCCTGGAGTTGGAGCTGGAGCGGCTCTACCGGAAATTCTTCATCCCGGCGACCCGCCAAGGGGGGCGCGGCGCCCGCAAGCGGTACGTGGGCTTCGTCGGCGACGGGCCCGATGCCGAGGTGGTCTTCACCGGCATGGAGGTGGTCCGGACCGATTGGACCGCACTGGCCAGGACGGTCCAGAAGGAACTGTACCGGAGGCTCTTCGCCGAAACCGACGTCGGCCCCTACCTGCGCGATACCGTGGCGAGCCTCCGCGCGGGCCGTCTGGACCACCTGCTCGTCTACAGCAAGACGCTGGGGAAACCGCTCGACGAATACCGGAGCACGACTCCCCCGCACGTTGCCGCGGCCCGCAAGATGACCGGGAAGCCGGGACGCCGGATCTCCTATCTCATGACTCTGGCCGGTCCGGAACCGGTAGGCGAGACCACGGCCGGCATCGACCGTGAGCACTACGTCCAAAAACAGGTTCGCTCGGTGGCCCAACCGGTCCTGGACCACCTGGGCCTGAAGTTCGCGAAGGTCATCGGTGATGATCGTCAGCTGGAGCTGTTCTGA
- a CDS encoding MFS transporter: MAKNQQKITSELWGWSRDFKLLALSSGLLSAGFAVYMTTFNNFIVEEIGIQPHQFGVLESIREIPGFLTVGLVAISIRFPAARLAGFLLILTGIGVAAYFGVHSVGSLILASLVWSVGFHGWLPQRETLALTLSDAHKGRRLGQLRSIDESGFLLAMVLTFGFIGFVGFRWVFLAAGLAVILGGFAIFPVRLPAAVTSEDRFVFRREYFIYYLLTFFQGCRRQVFVIFAVFSMVFVHGATTEHIIVLMFVSTLLAVLAAPTVGRLIDRLGERKILSAAYSMLILIFWGYSFIQNKWVLYALYCVDRLLFLASVSLSTYLNRIARTADLRPTISLGVTLNHVAAVTLPLVGGFLWDRFGYALIFQIGSVVAVIILIIAQFIEPAETTPSTDSVEESFRTAPADDHHR, translated from the coding sequence GTGGCGAAAAATCAGCAAAAAATCACGTCTGAACTTTGGGGATGGAGCCGGGACTTCAAGCTGCTGGCGCTGTCCTCCGGACTCTTGAGCGCCGGGTTCGCGGTCTACATGACCACCTTCAACAACTTCATCGTCGAGGAGATCGGGATCCAGCCCCATCAATTCGGCGTCTTGGAGTCGATCCGGGAAATCCCAGGGTTCCTGACGGTGGGGTTGGTCGCCATCTCCATCCGGTTTCCGGCCGCTCGTCTCGCGGGGTTTCTGCTTATCTTGACCGGCATTGGCGTCGCCGCCTACTTCGGCGTCCACTCCGTCGGCAGCCTGATCCTGGCCTCTCTGGTATGGAGCGTGGGCTTTCACGGCTGGCTTCCGCAGCGGGAGACCCTGGCCCTGACCCTGTCGGACGCCCACAAAGGGAGGCGCCTGGGGCAACTCCGGAGCATCGACGAGTCGGGATTTCTGCTGGCCATGGTCCTGACCTTCGGGTTCATCGGATTCGTGGGGTTCCGCTGGGTCTTCCTGGCGGCCGGTCTGGCGGTGATCCTGGGAGGATTCGCCATCTTTCCGGTCCGTCTCCCTGCGGCCGTCACATCCGAGGACCGGTTCGTCTTCCGCCGTGAGTACTTCATCTATTATCTCCTGACCTTCTTCCAAGGGTGCCGGCGCCAGGTCTTCGTCATTTTCGCCGTCTTCTCCATGGTCTTCGTCCATGGCGCGACCACGGAGCACATCATCGTCCTCATGTTCGTCAGCACCCTGCTGGCGGTCCTGGCGGCGCCCACGGTCGGACGCCTGATCGACCGGTTGGGAGAGCGCAAGATTCTCAGCGCCGCCTACTCGATGTTGATCCTGATCTTCTGGGGCTACTCCTTCATTCAGAACAAGTGGGTGCTCTATGCCCTTTATTGCGTGGACCGCCTTCTGTTTCTGGCTTCCGTATCTTTGAGCACCTATCTCAACAGGATCGCCCGCACCGCCGACCTGCGCCCGACCATCTCACTAGGTGTGACGCTGAACCACGTGGCGGCGGTGACCCTGCCACTGGTCGGCGGATTCCTGTGGGATCGATTCGGGTACGCCCTCATCTTCCAGATCGGATCCGTGGTGGCGGTGATCATTCTGATCATTGCCCAGTTCATCGAGCCTGCTGAAACCACGCCCTCAACTGACAGCGTTGAGGAATCGTTCAGAACAGCTCCAGCTGACGATCATCACCGATGA
- a CDS encoding fumarylacetoacetate hydrolase family protein — protein MMLRRTSIFLLLAGLGFTQACQASSHKDQGTRYLRFSVDGQEAYGILEGDQVRQLSGDLYGDWEKTETTHALSEVTILVPSKNPSKVLALAGNYKSHIGDSEPNPYPEPFIKLPSSLLPQGGDIVQPTDTDPVHYEAEVVIVIGKRARNVSLEQAMDYVLGITCGNDISARTWQRNDVQWWRAKAADTFSPTGPYILSGVDFSDLNMVLKVNGEVRQEAKISDMIHGIAESVSFISKYVTLEPGDLIFTGTPGTTKGMQPGDEVTVEIDGVGVLKNKVVAAGS, from the coding sequence ATGATGTTGCGACGGACAAGCATATTCCTGTTGCTGGCGGGGTTGGGATTCACCCAGGCCTGTCAGGCTTCGAGCCATAAGGATCAAGGGACCCGGTATCTGCGTTTCAGCGTGGATGGCCAGGAAGCGTACGGCATTCTGGAGGGGGATCAGGTCCGTCAACTGAGCGGGGACCTCTACGGCGATTGGGAGAAGACCGAAACCACCCATGCCCTTTCGGAAGTCACCATTCTGGTGCCCAGCAAGAACCCCTCCAAGGTCTTGGCCCTGGCCGGGAACTACAAGTCCCACATCGGGGATTCGGAGCCGAACCCCTATCCGGAACCCTTCATCAAGCTGCCCTCCTCCTTGCTGCCCCAGGGGGGAGATATCGTCCAGCCCACCGACACGGATCCGGTGCACTACGAGGCCGAAGTCGTCATCGTCATCGGCAAGCGGGCCCGGAACGTGTCGCTTGAGCAGGCTATGGACTATGTCCTGGGCATCACCTGCGGCAACGACATCAGCGCCCGGACCTGGCAGAGAAACGACGTCCAATGGTGGCGGGCCAAGGCCGCGGATACCTTCAGCCCCACCGGGCCCTACATCCTCTCAGGCGTGGATTTCAGCGACTTGAACATGGTGCTCAAGGTCAATGGGGAGGTCCGCCAGGAAGCCAAGATCTCCGACATGATCCACGGCATCGCCGAGTCGGTCAGCTTCATCAGCAAGTACGTGACACTGGAACCGGGAGATCTGATCTTCACCGGAACCCCGGGGACCACCAAGGGCATGCAGCCCGGAGACGAGGTCACCGTGGAGATCGACGGGGTCGGAGTCCTGAAGAACAAGGTCGTCGCCGCCGGTTCCTGA
- a CDS encoding YdeI/OmpD-associated family protein produces the protein MPLRFFANAEELRDWFRDHHDKLDEQWIGFYKKHTEIPSIDWAQSVDVALCFGWIDGLRKSLGATSYKIRFTPRRAGSRWSKRNVSRMEALMAEGLVEEAGIAVFQARATSLPDYQTAARALPASLEKRIRARPKAWGFFRATRLAYRKGVSAWINSAKKEETRLRRLDQLIECCERGEPVPPLRWGGRPVSKRD, from the coding sequence ATGCCGCTCCGATTCTTTGCCAACGCCGAGGAACTCAGGGATTGGTTCCGCGACCATCACGACAAGCTGGACGAACAGTGGATTGGTTTCTACAAGAAGCACACAGAGATACCGAGCATCGACTGGGCACAGTCGGTCGACGTTGCGCTCTGCTTCGGCTGGATCGACGGTCTCCGCAAGAGTCTCGGCGCCACGAGCTACAAGATCCGGTTCACTCCACGCCGGGCGGGGAGCCGCTGGAGCAAGCGCAACGTCTCGCGGATGGAAGCCCTCATGGCCGAAGGGCTCGTGGAAGAGGCCGGGATCGCGGTGTTCCAGGCCCGGGCCACGTCCTTGCCGGACTACCAGACGGCCGCCAGGGCCCTGCCCGCGTCGCTGGAGAAACGGATCCGGGCCCGTCCCAAGGCATGGGGCTTCTTCCGAGCCACCCGGCTGGCGTACCGAAAGGGCGTATCGGCCTGGATCAACAGCGCCAAGAAGGAGGAGACCCGTCTCCGAAGGCTGGACCAGTTGATCGAGTGCTGCGAGCGCGGCGAGCCGGTCCCGCCGCTGCGCTGGGGCGGCAGGCCGGTCAGCAAGCGGGACTGA
- a CDS encoding ferritin-like domain-containing protein — protein sequence MTKQEMIENLNEDLAGELGAIIQYLTYAAKTTGPYRPQLSQFFLGEVADEQLHAQYLANKIVALGGEPTTVPRPVPAAATNREMVEQVLAAERQAMRDYTERAQHAEELGDKGLVVQLEDMVRDETTHSEETERLLRDWPL from the coding sequence ATGACCAAGCAGGAGATGATCGAGAATCTGAATGAAGACCTGGCCGGAGAGTTGGGTGCGATCATCCAATACCTGACCTACGCCGCCAAGACGACGGGGCCCTACAGGCCTCAGTTGTCTCAGTTCTTTCTCGGTGAAGTGGCCGACGAGCAGCTGCATGCCCAGTACCTGGCAAACAAGATCGTGGCCTTGGGCGGCGAGCCGACCACGGTGCCCCGGCCGGTCCCGGCGGCTGCTACAAACAGGGAGATGGTCGAGCAGGTCCTGGCGGCCGAGCGACAGGCGATGCGTGACTATACGGAGCGGGCCCAGCATGCGGAAGAACTGGGTGACAAAGGATTGGTGGTCCAGCTCGAAGACATGGTACGCGACGAAACCACCCATTCGGAGGAAACGGAACGGCTCCTCCGCGACTGGCCTCTCTAG
- a CDS encoding cache domain-containing protein, with protein MAVTSGSLPSLLAQDDPPTAREVKDRETLKAFVLGARNYIISITDPDEGAALVDTLQEADWKHENTYLILLRLSGTVLFHAKDQNFVGIDLSNVEDDRGEKVFPKMLAAAQSMEDGDFVEYSWDDPSDPADPNPKTCYTVQYTSPLGRGALLLVGGYYQDLSDVVTDIGEFPDPPAITAGDVVDRETLKAFVHGAVGWNREVFNEFGADLLQLVEEYRREGGPWRQGSTYLYILTEEGVVLFHATRPDQVGRNLIDSQTINDFPVVRRLIEKAQAGGGFVEYYWDDPSVVGDEDTGSAKVGYAAPFTLPEDFPVFPGLTLILGSGFYKGSQMALDFAHFANGDSVSSDVVLVNLAATPIRPLVYFYGKGGELIDPESMVDIVGNLEATDFGALTLQSELPVLGEITISTNGMGDLTTGSVKVVTEGLDSPIGGVLRFDAPGIGVAGVGASQSVQGAIIPVRRQMGGIDTGAALRNLSESELTLTCHLMMSGEMIEMQEVTLPANGQTAMFISELFEHDTSNFTGSLRCTALAGERNPEFTGVAVELDANNGIFTTLPVVPLSGHMRPDEEMASEE; from the coding sequence TTGGCCGTCACATCTGGTTCCCTTCCATCCTTGCTGGCTCAGGACGACCCTCCCACAGCCCGTGAGGTGAAGGATCGGGAAACCCTGAAGGCTTTTGTCCTCGGCGCAAGAAATTACATCATCAGCATTACTGATCCCGATGAAGGCGCCGCACTGGTGGATACCTTGCAAGAAGCGGATTGGAAACACGAAAACACCTATCTGATCCTTCTTCGGTTGAGCGGCACCGTGCTTTTTCATGCAAAGGATCAGAACTTCGTCGGAATCGACCTGTCGAACGTTGAAGACGACCGTGGTGAGAAGGTCTTTCCGAAAATGCTCGCGGCGGCCCAAAGCATGGAAGACGGAGACTTTGTCGAATATTCCTGGGACGATCCCTCAGACCCGGCCGACCCCAATCCCAAAACCTGCTACACCGTCCAATACACATCTCCGCTGGGTCGAGGGGCTCTTTTGCTGGTCGGTGGTTACTACCAGGATCTCTCTGATGTTGTGACCGACATCGGCGAATTTCCCGACCCGCCGGCGATCACCGCCGGCGATGTCGTGGACCGGGAGACGCTCAAGGCTTTCGTCCATGGAGCTGTTGGATGGAACCGGGAAGTCTTTAATGAGTTCGGCGCCGACCTGCTTCAATTGGTGGAAGAATACCGCAGAGAGGGAGGGCCTTGGAGACAGGGATCCACCTACCTGTACATTCTGACGGAAGAGGGGGTTGTCCTCTTTCACGCGACGCGTCCGGACCAGGTCGGCCGAAACCTGATCGATTCTCAGACCATCAACGATTTCCCAGTTGTGAGAAGGCTGATCGAGAAGGCCCAAGCGGGGGGAGGCTTCGTTGAATACTACTGGGACGACCCCTCGGTGGTCGGGGACGAGGACACAGGTTCCGCCAAGGTCGGCTACGCCGCCCCTTTCACACTTCCTGAAGATTTCCCCGTATTCCCCGGCCTGACGCTGATCCTCGGCTCCGGTTTCTACAAGGGAAGCCAGATGGCGCTGGACTTTGCCCATTTCGCCAACGGCGACTCCGTCAGCTCCGACGTCGTGTTGGTGAACCTGGCCGCCACGCCGATCCGGCCGCTGGTCTATTTCTACGGCAAGGGCGGCGAACTCATCGATCCAGAATCGATGGTGGACATCGTAGGGAATCTGGAAGCCACAGACTTCGGTGCCCTGACCCTCCAGTCCGAACTGCCGGTCCTGGGAGAGATCACCATTTCGACCAACGGCATGGGCGACCTCACGACCGGCTCGGTGAAGGTGGTCACCGAAGGCCTCGACAGCCCCATCGGCGGGGTGCTTCGCTTTGACGCCCCCGGTATCGGGGTGGCCGGCGTGGGAGCCAGCCAATCGGTTCAGGGCGCCATCATCCCGGTCCGCCGTCAGATGGGAGGGATCGACACGGGAGCGGCCCTGCGCAATCTGAGTGAGTCGGAACTGACGTTGACCTGCCACTTGATGATGAGTGGAGAGATGATCGAAATGCAGGAGGTCACGCTGCCGGCCAACGGGCAGACCGCCATGTTCATCAGCGAGCTGTTCGAGCACGATACGTCCAATTTCACCGGGTCCTTGCGCTGCACGGCCCTGGCAGGAGAAAGAAATCCGGAATTTACCGGCGTTGCCGTGGAGTTGGACGCCAACAACGGGATCTTCACCACGCTGCCGGTGGTCCCGTTGAGTGGACATATGAGGCCTGACGAGGAGATGGCATCGGAGGAATAA